Proteins encoded by one window of Ursus arctos isolate Adak ecotype North America unplaced genomic scaffold, UrsArc2.0 scaffold_22, whole genome shotgun sequence:
- the CUNH11orf16 gene encoding uncharacterized protein C11orf16 homolog isoform X1, with protein sequence MESSARPGTPSPKYRGAAATLKPPSWTGAASPGALLAPPLCHPSTRLTRHNPLTRYASYHPCLHIADSAWQGPGWLRRVGAAADTWVLARRGPDGFYYRAQIKAAPELERRGGLLVEFEVPLITDPKLPAQRQNVVLEDDVIQFLPSTERSLRPGDKVLAPWEPDRQRYGPGTVLLAPEARDPQRASKEEEITVHFWNGKTATVPRGGVRWVPPAVWKKAVERLHKPLIKEHPSPLLWAPCCCLLGPATGHVTTGLSLGAPFLCPPCVSQACCQLLGQGCLCCCPLAGPIWWPLARASGVTAKEHPEVELRPAARLPLEGPEKEGGTVRAPLGVSSSSSSSSSEEDLENELQMGLPQRLMVDSTVNTDPILLEKSPRRQGGLCQPEWRYWRRNGSEPHPGKPGTRHGTTWREKRGNKQQRGQSVVLGNTKELVLEASGVKPPQTPPEDGEHRKWSQGTATHRRDQNALRLGALRSQVKQAGWEGAPKDSSRGSSCPF encoded by the exons ATGGAATCCTCTGCAAGGCCTGGCACGCCTTCGCCCAAATACCGCGGCGCGGCCGCGACCCTGAAGCCCCCTTCCTGGACGGGCGCTGCCTCCCCGGGAGCTCTCCTTGCCCCGCCGCTTTGCCATCCAAGCACCCGGCTCACCCGGCACAACCCGCTCACCAG ATATGCATCTTACCACCCGTGTCTCCACATTGCTGACTCAGCATGGCAGGGGCCTGGCTGGTTGAGAAGAGTCGGAGCTGCTGCTGACACCTGGGTCCTGGCAAGAAGGGGACCAGATGGCTTTTATTACCGGGCTCAGATAAAGGCTGCTCCAGAG ctgGAGAGACGGGGAGGCCTGCTTGTGGAATTTGAGGTTCCCCTCATCACAGACCCAAAGCTGCCAGCCCAGAGGCAGAATGTGGTCTTAGAAGATGACGTCATTCAGTTCTTGCCATCCACTGAACGCTCACTGCGACCTGGGGACAAGGTGCTTGCACCCTGGGAGCCAGACCGACAGCGGTATGGCCCTGGCACCGTTCTCTTGGCCCCGGAGGCAAGAGACCCCCAGAGAG catcaaaagaagaagaaattactGTTCACTTCTGGAATGGCAAGACAGCTACTGTGCCTCGAGGTGGGGTCAGGTGGGTGCCCCCCGCTGTCTGGAAGAAGGCTGTGGAGAGGCTGCACAAGCCTTTAATCAAGGAGcaccccagccccctcctttGGGCCCCTTGCTGCTGTCTGCTGGGACCAGCCACTGGACATGTCACCACTGGGCTTTCTCTGGGCGCTCCGTTCCTGTGTCCTCCCTGCGTCTCCCAGGCCTGCTGCCAACTGCTGGGCCAGGGCTGCCTCTGCTGTTGCCCCTTGGCTGGACCTATCTGGTGGCCTCTAGCCAGGGCCTCAGGGGTCACAGCCAAAGAACATCCAGAGGTGGAACTGAGGCCCGCAGCACGTTTGCCCCTAGAGGGTCCTGAAAAAGAGGGAGGAACAGTGCGAGCTCCCCTGGgggtttcttcttcttcctcttcctcttcttctgaagAGGATTTGGAGAATGAGCTGCAGATGGGCCTCCCCCAGAGGCTGATGGTGGACAGCACAGTCAACACAGACCCCATCCTTCTTGAGAAGTCCCCGAGGAGGCAGGGTGGCCTCTGCCAGCCTGAGTGGAGGTACTGGAGGAGAAATGGGTCTGAGCCACATCCTGGGAAGCCAG GAACAAGACATGGAACCACCTGGAGAGAAAAGAGGGGCAACAAACAACAAAGGGGACAGAGTGTAGTGCTGGGGAATACGAAGGAGCTGGTCCTGGAAGCAAGTGGCGTGAAGCCACCACAGACCCCACCAGAAGACGGTGAACACAGAAAATGGAGTCAGGGAACAGCAACCCACCGGAGAGACCAGAATGCCCTCAGACTGGGAGCCCTGAGGAGCCAGGTAAAGCAGGCTGGTTGGGAAGGGGCTCCTAAGGACTCCTCACGTGGTTCTTCGTGccctttttga
- the CUNH11orf16 gene encoding uncharacterized protein C11orf16 homolog isoform X2, whose product MESSARPGTPSPKYRGAAATLKPPSWTGAASPGALLAPPLCHPSTRLTRHNPLTRYASYHPCLHIADSAWQGPGWLRRVGAAADTWVLARRGPDGFYYRAQIKAAPELERRGGLLVEFEVPLITDPKLPAQRQNVVLEDDVIQFLPSTERSLRPGDKVLAPWEPDRQRYGPGTVLLAPEARDPQRASKEEEITVHFWNGKTATVPRGGVRWVPPAVWKKAVERLHKPLIKEHPSPLLWAPCCCLLGPATGHVTTGLSLGAPFLCPPCVSQACCQLLGQGCLCCCPLAGPIWWPLARASGVTAKEHPEVELRPAARLPLEGPEKEGGTVRAPLGVSSSSSSSSSEEDLENELQMGLPQRLMVDSTVNTDPILLEKSPRRQGGLCQPEWRYWRRNGSEPHPGKPGTRHGTTWREKRGNKQQRGQSVVLGNTKELVLEASGVKPPQTPPEDGEHRKWSQGTATHRRDQNALRLGALRSQEARRAVVLTT is encoded by the exons ATGGAATCCTCTGCAAGGCCTGGCACGCCTTCGCCCAAATACCGCGGCGCGGCCGCGACCCTGAAGCCCCCTTCCTGGACGGGCGCTGCCTCCCCGGGAGCTCTCCTTGCCCCGCCGCTTTGCCATCCAAGCACCCGGCTCACCCGGCACAACCCGCTCACCAG ATATGCATCTTACCACCCGTGTCTCCACATTGCTGACTCAGCATGGCAGGGGCCTGGCTGGTTGAGAAGAGTCGGAGCTGCTGCTGACACCTGGGTCCTGGCAAGAAGGGGACCAGATGGCTTTTATTACCGGGCTCAGATAAAGGCTGCTCCAGAG ctgGAGAGACGGGGAGGCCTGCTTGTGGAATTTGAGGTTCCCCTCATCACAGACCCAAAGCTGCCAGCCCAGAGGCAGAATGTGGTCTTAGAAGATGACGTCATTCAGTTCTTGCCATCCACTGAACGCTCACTGCGACCTGGGGACAAGGTGCTTGCACCCTGGGAGCCAGACCGACAGCGGTATGGCCCTGGCACCGTTCTCTTGGCCCCGGAGGCAAGAGACCCCCAGAGAG catcaaaagaagaagaaattactGTTCACTTCTGGAATGGCAAGACAGCTACTGTGCCTCGAGGTGGGGTCAGGTGGGTGCCCCCCGCTGTCTGGAAGAAGGCTGTGGAGAGGCTGCACAAGCCTTTAATCAAGGAGcaccccagccccctcctttGGGCCCCTTGCTGCTGTCTGCTGGGACCAGCCACTGGACATGTCACCACTGGGCTTTCTCTGGGCGCTCCGTTCCTGTGTCCTCCCTGCGTCTCCCAGGCCTGCTGCCAACTGCTGGGCCAGGGCTGCCTCTGCTGTTGCCCCTTGGCTGGACCTATCTGGTGGCCTCTAGCCAGGGCCTCAGGGGTCACAGCCAAAGAACATCCAGAGGTGGAACTGAGGCCCGCAGCACGTTTGCCCCTAGAGGGTCCTGAAAAAGAGGGAGGAACAGTGCGAGCTCCCCTGGgggtttcttcttcttcctcttcctcttcttctgaagAGGATTTGGAGAATGAGCTGCAGATGGGCCTCCCCCAGAGGCTGATGGTGGACAGCACAGTCAACACAGACCCCATCCTTCTTGAGAAGTCCCCGAGGAGGCAGGGTGGCCTCTGCCAGCCTGAGTGGAGGTACTGGAGGAGAAATGGGTCTGAGCCACATCCTGGGAAGCCAG GAACAAGACATGGAACCACCTGGAGAGAAAAGAGGGGCAACAAACAACAAAGGGGACAGAGTGTAGTGCTGGGGAATACGAAGGAGCTGGTCCTGGAAGCAAGTGGCGTGAAGCCACCACAGACCCCACCAGAAGACGGTGAACACAGAAAATGGAGTCAGGGAACAGCAACCCACCGGAGAGACCAGAATGCCCTCAGACTGGGAGCCCTGAGGAGCCAG
- the ASCL3 gene encoding achaete-scute homolog 3, with the protein MMDNRSFCNLPEKLPAFSDSAHLPLTRSFYLDPMVTFHLYPEAPVPSPYPEDLPLLPFPSDSLIMENYGEPCPFSFPMPYPNYRRCEYSYGPAFIRKRNERERQRVKCVNEGYAQLRHHLPEEYLEKRLSKVETLRAAIKYINYLQSLLHPDKAETKNNPGKASSIMAVTSCHTDPIFRII; encoded by the coding sequence ATGATGGACAATCGAAGCTTCTGTAATCTGCCAGAAAAACTGCCTGCCTTCTCGGATTCTGCCCACTTGCCACTGACCAGGTCCTTCTATCTGGACCCCATGGTCACTTTCCACCTGTACCCTGAGGCCCCGGTGCCGTCCCCTTACCCTGAAGACCTGCCATTGCTGCCCTTTCCCAGCGATTCCCTGATCATGGAGAATTATGGtgaaccctgccccttctccttcccaaTGCCTTATCCAAATTATAGAAGGTGTGAATACTCCTATGGGCCGGCTTTCATCCGCAAAAGGAATGAGCGGGAAAGGCAGCGAGTGAAGTGTGTCAATGAAGGCTACGCCCAGCTCCGACATCACCTACCAGAGGAGTACTTGGAGAAGCGACTCAGCAAAGTGGAGACCCTCAGAGCTGCCATCAAGTATATTAATTACCTGCAGTCTCTTCTGCACCCTGATAAGGCTGAGACCAAGAATAACCCTGGGAAAGCTTCCTCCATAATGGCAGTCACCAGCTGCCACACTGACCCCATTTTTAGAATCATTTGA